The nucleotide window ACGGTGTGATTAAAATTTGGTCTCTAACTTTAGCTGTTACTAACGTTTAACTTGCTTAGGAAAATCAGGAACTAATAGAGATTGTTTTAATTCTCCCTGTTGATTAAAAAATCTCATAGTACCACTTTCTTCACAGAACCAAACTTCTATAGCTTTAGCTTCTAAGTACAGTAGTTTTTTGATTTCCATTTCTTTTTTAGTGTTACCTTCTGAGATAATTTCTACACAAATTTCTGGAGCAATTGATGCAGCAATTTCCAACTCAATTATGGCTAATCTGGCTTCGGATACCCAGACTACATCAGCAACTTTAATATTGTCAGAAGTCTTGATAGCCTGAGGGGGTGACGAGAAGGCTAGAAAGCTTTCTGTATAATATTCATAGCTCGTTTACCTTTTTGA belongs to Gloeocapsa sp. PCC 73106 and includes:
- a CDS encoding Uma2 family endonuclease, with translation MKTSDNIKVADVVWVSEARLAIIELEIAASIAPEICVEIISEGNTKKEMEIKKLLYLEAKAIEVWFCEESGTMRFFNQQGELKQSLLVPDFPKQVKR